The DNA region CCGGGAGCCGCCAGGAGGTGCGGGCTCCAGCGGACGTGGTCGGCATCGAGCGACGAGCTGAACGGGCCGCCGTGGATGAACAGCACGAGCGGATACTGCTCGTTCTCGTCGAAGTCCGGCGGCAGCACCAGCCAGTTGTGGATCTCGCGACCCTTGGCCGAAGTGAACCAGAACGAGCGGAACTCGTGGCGATCCAGGCCCGCGGCCCGCTCGACGTTGACGTCGGTCAGCGCGGTCCGGTCACCGTCCTTCGGATCGACCCGAACGACTTCGGCCGGCACCACGCCGCTCTGCCAGATCGTGATCAACGCGTCACCGGCGACGTGGGGCGTGCCGTACACGCCCGGCGAGTCCTCGTCGAGATGGCGCACCGCGCCGCCGTCGGCCGGCATCGCGAACAACCGCGTACGGCCGCGATCGTGGGCGTTCATGTACAGCGTGCCGCCGTCGGCCGAGAGGTCGAAGCCGCTGACCGAGCGGTCGAAGTCGCGGGTCAGGACCTGCAGCTCGCCGTCGATCGCGTCGCCGTCCCAGTCGGTGCGGGCGACCTCGGTGTGGTTGTAGACGTGCTCGTCGATGGGCGCGTAGGTGCAGTAGAGATGCTTGCCGTCGGGCGAGAACATTGCGCCGGTGGCGCTGAAGTTGCCCGCGGTGAGCTGCTGCGGCTCCCCGCCGTCGAGCGGCACACGATAGAGGTCGTACCGGACGACGGCGTGTGCGGCTTCGTCGAGGTTCTCGGTGGCAGTGATCACGAGCGCCTGCCCATCGGGCGTCCAGACGGCGTTCAGACCACCTTCGTAACCTGGGTTCTGGACCAACTCCGTGCCGAACAGCAGGTCCTCGACCTCGGCCCCCGCCTCGGCGGCCTGGACGAACAGCCGGGTCTGCTTCTCGCTGCGCCAGGTGTTCCAGCTGCGGATCGGGAAGATTTCGTAGCGCGACACGTTGATGCCGTCGTCCTTCTCGGCCTTGGTCTGCTCGGCGTTGGCCTCGTCGCCCTCGGCATCGGGCCAGACCGCGCTCTCGAACGTGATCATCGTTCCGTCGGGGCTCCACTTCGGGTTCGAGGCCCCCGTCGACAGGTCCGTGATCGCGACCGCCTCGCCCGGTCCGTCCATCGGCAGGACGTGGATCTGGGCCTTCGCGTCGTCGCCTTCACCGCGCTTGGCCGAGAACGCGATCGCCGAACCATCGGGCGCCCAGTCCACCCCGCTCTCACCACCCTTGGTCGCGGTCAGCCGACGTGGCGGTGCACTGCCGTCGACGGTGATCAACCAGAGGTCGGTGACGTCCCCGTCCTTCTCGTACGAGGGCACCATGATCGACACGACGGCGTGCTTTCCGTCGGGGCTGACCGCCGGCGTTCCCAGTCGCTTCATCAGCCAGACGTCCTCGTGGGTGACCGGACGCAGTTCGTCGTCGGCCTGGGCCACCAGCGGGGGCGCCAGCAGCAGCAACATCGGCAAGACCATCATCGGTAGCGATCGCATCGTGTCCTTCCTCGTGGGGCCGGTGTGGGTCGTTCCTGGTCGAGAGTCTCTCCTACCTCTCGGGTCGAGTCCACCTTCGTCGGGGGCGGTCGGTCGGTGGGACCGGCTCGTTCGGAGGCGAAGTTCGAGGACGTGGAGATCCTGGTGACGAGTGCGGTCGATTCGAGGGACGACATGCCGGGGTCGATCGAGGAGTTCCTGGGGAAGGGGTGGTGGGGATCGAGGCGAGTTCGACCGTGGAACTCGCGCTCTTCCTCCGGGCGCGATCGCCGCGCGCACGTGACGAATACCACCCGAAGTAACGAACGAGGTGCTGGCGCGGAGCAGGGATCTGCGCGCACAGGCGGCGGATGAGTTCGAGGTCGTCGAGCTCGAGGTTGCGCTGACCGGTGCGCGGGTCGTAGGGGGGTCTGCACGCGGACCTTGCCCTGGTCCTTGCGCTCGATGGCGTCGAGGCGCACGGGGGCGCGGGTGACGTACCGGGCGACATGCTCCTGCCGCTCGGTGTCGCCGGGTCGGATGGGTTCGCCGGCCCACACGCTGAAGCCGGAGTGTTCCCAGCAGAGCAGCA from Candidatus Krumholzibacteriia bacterium includes:
- a CDS encoding S9 family peptidase — translated: MRSLPMMVLPMLLLLAPPLVAQADDELRPVTHEDVWLMKRLGTPAVSPDGKHAVVSIMVPSYEKDGDVTDLWLITVDGSAPPRRLTATKGGESGVDWAPDGSAIAFSAKRGEGDDAKAQIHVLPMDGPGEAVAITDLSTGASNPKWSPDGTMITFESAVWPDAEGDEANAEQTKAEKDDGINVSRYEIFPIRSWNTWRSEKQTRLFVQAAEAGAEVEDLLFGTELVQNPGYEGGLNAVWTPDGQALVITATENLDEAAHAVVRYDLYRVPLDGGEPQQLTAGNFSATGAMFSPDGKHLYCTYAPIDEHVYNHTEVARTDWDGDAIDGELQVLTRDFDRSVSGFDLSADGGTLYMNAHDRGRTRLFAMPADGGAVRHLDEDSPGVYGTPHVAGDALITIWQSGVVPAEVVRVDPKDGDRTALTDVNVERAAGLDRHEFRSFWFTSAKGREIHNWLVLPPDFDENEQYPLVLFIHGGPFSSSLDADHVRWSPHLLAAPGYVVLLTDYTGSVGYGAEFSRNIEGDPLKTPGEELVEAADVATERFSFIDPERQAASGASYGGHLVNWLLATTDRFDALVGHAGLVDLEGQYSTSDVIYHRERMNGGPAWGDSPIWKEQSPSSYVGNFSTPTMLTIGERDFRVPINQTIAAWSYLQRMQVPSRLLVFHDADHWIMQGKEAKHFWQEVHAWLAEYLEPEG